Below is a genomic region from Pseudomonas berkeleyensis.
CGCGGCGCCCTTTGCCATCCGGCGTGGGCACCAGTTGCTGGGCGACGATGGCCTTGAGGTTGAGCGACAGATCCATCCACACCTGGTTCTGCCGGTCGGCCGGGAAGAAGTTGATGATGCGATCCAGCGCCTGGTTGGCATTGTTGGCGTGCAGGGTGGCCAGGCACAGGTGACCGGTTTCGGCGAAGGCCACGGCGTGATCCATGGTCTCGCGGGTACGCACCTCGCCGATCATGATCACATCCGGCGCCTGGCGCAGGGTGTTCTTCAGCGCCACCTCGAACGACTCGGTGTCGATGCCCACTTCGCGCTGCGTGACGATGCAGCTCTGGTGCTGGTGGATGTACTCGATCGGGTCTTCGATGGAGATGATGTGACCGCTGCTGTTGCGGTTGCGATAGCCGATCATCGCCGCCAGCGAAGTCGACTTACCGGTACCGGTGGCGCCGACGAACAGCACCAGACCACGCTTGGTCAGCGACAGCTTCTTGAGGATGTCCGGCAGTTTGAGCTCGTCGATGGTCGGGATGGTGGTCTCGATACGACGCAGCACCATGCCCACCAGGTTGCGCTGGTAGAAGGCACTGACACGGAAGCGGCCGATGCCGCGGGCGCTGATGGCGAAGTTGCACTCGTGGTTCTCGGCGAAATCGCGGCGCTGCGCCTCGTTCATCACGCCCAGCACGGTCTCGCGGGTCTGCTCCGGCGACATGGCATTCTTGGTCACCGGCATGATCTTGCCATTGACCTTCATCGACGGCGGTACGCCAGCGGTGATGAACAGGTCGGAGCCGCCTTTTTCGACCATCAGGCGCAGTAGTTTTTCGAATTCCATCTTCGCTTTCACTCATCCGCACGCATGAATGCATCGCAGTCCAGACAGGACAGGCAGCTGCGAGCGTGCATCGCAGCCGAACACAGAGTTAGAAGTTTTCCGGGCTCTTGGCTTTTTCGCGCGCACTGTCGCGACTGACCAGGCCCTTGGATACCAGCGTCTTCAGGCAGGCATCCAGGGTCTGCATGCCCAACGCGCCGCCGGTCTGGATCGCCGAGTACATCTGCGCGACCTTGTCCTCGCGGATCAGGTTACGGATGGCCGGGGTGCCGATCATGATTTCGTGCGCGGCCACACGACCGCCGCCAATCTTCTTCAGCAGGGTCTGCGAGATCACCGCCTGCAGCGATTCGGAGAGCATCGAGCGCACCATCGACTTCTCCTCGGCCGGGAACACGTCGACCACCCGGTCGATGGTCTTGGCCGCGGAGGTGGTGTGCAGGGTGCCGAACACCAGGTGACCGGTTTCCGCGGCGGTCAGCGCCAGGCGGATGGTTTCCAGGTCACGCATCTCACCCACCAGGATGATGTCCGGGTCTTCGCGCAGCGCCGAGCGCAGCGCTTCGGAGAAGCCGTGGGTGTCGCGGTGCACCTCACGTTGGTTGACCAGGCACTTCTTCGATTCGTGGACGAATTCGATAGGGTCTTCGATGGTGAGGATGTGGTGGTACTTGTTGCTGTTGAGGTAGTCGAGCATCGCCGCCAGGGTGGTCGACTTGCCCGAACCGGTGGGGCCGGTGACCAGCACCAGGCCGCGCGGCACGTCGGTGATCTTGCGGAAGACCTCGCCCATGCCCAGGTCTTCCATGGTCAGCACCTTGGACGGAATGGTACGGAACACCGCACCGGCGCCGCGGTTCTGGTTGAAGGCGTTGACCCGGAAACGTGCCACGCCCGGCACCTCGAAGGAGAAGTCGGTCTCGAGGAACTCTTCGAAATCCTTGCGCTGCTTGTCATTCATGATGTCGTAGATCAGCGCGTGTACCTGCTTGTGATCCAGCGGCGGCAGGTTGATGCGGCGTACATCGCCGTCGACGCGGATCATCGGCGGCAGACCCGCCGAGAGGTGCAAATCCGACGCGCCTTGCTTGGCGCTGAAGGCGAGCAGCTCAGTGATATCCATGGGACTCCCCAATTACAAGCAAGCAGGTAGAATGCCGCGAACCCTGAGAGGGTGTTTACAAAGCCGCGAGCGAAGGCCAGGCAAGGCGAAGCCAGGCGAAAAAGCGCAGTGTACGAGCTGTACATGAGCATTTTGAGACTGACTTCAACGCAGCATGGCCGAGCGCAGCAATTTGTAGACGCCCTCTCAAAAGGTCGGGCTTATAGAGCGCAGGTAATGTCCACGATAGCAGAGAATATTGCAAAGGTCGGAGCGCGCATCCGTGAGGCGGCGCAAGCCTCGCAGCGCAATTTGGCGGAGGTCGGCCTGCTTGCGGTGAGCAAGACCAAACCGGCAGACGCCATCCGCGAAGCCCATGCCGCCGGTCTATCCGATTTTGGCGAAAACTACCTGCAGGAAGCCCTGGGAAAGCAGGCCGAGTTGAGCGATCTGCCCTTGATCTGGCACTTCATCGGCCCCATTCAGTCGAACAAGACCCGGCCCATCGCCGAACACTTCGCCTGGGTACATTCGGTGGATCGTCTGAAAATCGCCCAACGCCTGTCCGAGCAGCGCCCCGCCCACCTGCCAGCGCTGAACATCTGCCTGCAGGTCAACGTCAGCGGTGAAGACAGCAAATCCGGCTGCGCACCCGAGGAGCTGCCGGCGCTGGCCAAGGCCGTCGCAACCCTGCCCAACCTGAAGCTGCGCGGCCTGATGGCGATTCCCGAGCCCACCGATGACCTCGCCGCACAACATGCAGCCTTCGCCCGCTTGCGCCAACTGCGCGATGAGCTGGCGTTGAATCTCGATACCCTGTCCATGGGCATGAGCCATGATCTGGAGGCCGCGATCGCCGAAGGCGCCACCTGGGTACGTATCGGCACCGCCCTGTTCGGCGCCCGTGACTACGGCCAGCCCACTCACTGAATGAAGGAATTCCCGTAATGAGCAACCCGATCATCGCCTTCGTCGGCGCCGGCAACATGGCTGCCAGCCTGATCGGCGGCCTGCGTGCCCAGGGCGTGGCGGCCAGCGCCATCCGTGCCAGCGAGCCTGGCACCGAGCAGCGCGCGCGCCTGCAACAGGAACACGGCATCACCACCTTTGCGAATAACGCCGACGCCATCGCAGGTGCGGATCTGATCGTGCTGGCAGTCAAGCCGCAGATCATGAAAGCGGTGTGCCTGGATCTGGCCGCACACCTCGCACCGAACCAAGTGATCATCTCCATCGCCGCCGGCATCAGTTGCGCCAGCCTGGAAAACTGGCTGGGCGAGCGCCCTGTCGTGCGCTGCATGCCCAACACGCCAGCGCTACTGCGCCAGGGCGTATCCGGCCTGTTCGCCAACCCGCGCGTCAGCGCCGCACAGAAAGCCCAGGCCGAACAGGTGCTGAGCGCCGTTGGTCTGGCGCTGTGGCTCGATAGCGAAGCGCAGATCGACGCAGTCACCGCCGTGTCCGGCAGCGGCCCGGCCTATTTCTTCCTGCTGATCGAAGCGATGACCGAGGCCGGTGAAAAACTCGGCCTGCCACGCGAAACCGCTGCCCGCCTGAGCATCCAGACCGCTCTGGGCGCCGCGCGCATGGCCAGCGAGAGCGATGTCGACGCTGCCGAATTGCGTCGTCGTGTTACCTCGCCGAACGGCACCACCGAAGCGGCGATCAAAACCTTCCAGGCAGGCGGTTTCGAAGCACTGGTGCAGCAGGCACTCAACGCGGCGGCCAATCGCTCGACCGAACTCGCCGAACAACTGGGTCAATAAGGAGACAGCATGTCCGGACTCATCGAAGCTCTCATCTATATCATCCAGACGCTCGGCAGCCTGTACCTGCTGATCGTGCTGCTGCGTTTCATCCTGCAACTGGTACGCGCCGACTTCTACAACCCGCTCAGCCAGTTCATCGTCAAGGCTACTCAGCCGTTGCTGACGCCGCTGCGGCGGATCATCCCCGGTTTCGCCGGCCTGGATCTGGCCTCGCTGATCCTGGCCATTCTGGTGCAGCTGGTACTGATGATCGTCACCCTGACGCTGATGGGCTACAACGTCGGCGGCTTCATCCTGCAGTTGCTGGTGTGGTCGTTGATCGGCGTAACCTCGCTGTTTCTCAAGGTGTTCTTCTTCGCCCTGATCATCAGCGTGATCCTCTCCTGGGTCGCACCGGGCAGCTACAACCCCGGCGCGCAACTGGTGAATCAGATCTGCGAACCGCTGCTGGCGCCATTTCGCAAGCTGCTGCCGAATCTTGGCGGCCTGGATATCTCGCCGATCTTCGCCTTCATCACCATCAACCTGATCGACCGCTTCGTGATCGGCGCTCTGGCCGCCTCCACTGGCCTGCCGCCGATGCTCAGCCCCTTCCTCTGAGCATGAGTTTCTACCGCTGGGACGGCGAGGATCTGATCCTCGACTGCCATCTGCAGCCCAAGGCGAGCAAGGACGAGTTCGCCGGGCTGCACGGTGAGCGGCTGAAAATCCGCCTCACCGCCCCGCCGGTCGACGGCAAGGCCAACGCCCATCTGCAGGCCTTCCTGGCCAAGGCCTTCGGTGTCGCCAAGAGCCAGGTAAGCCTGGAGAGCGGCGAACTCAACCGGCAGAAACGCCTGCGTATTCGCGCCCCGCAAAACCTGCCGCCGATTCCCGGCCTGCAGCGCCCCTGACGACCACTCAGCCGCCTACCCCGACCATAAGGCGGGACTGTACCAGCGGCCAATTGACGGCCGCCTGGCGCATCGCATAATGCAAGCTATTCTCGCCAATGCCGTGTGTCCTGGCGGCCAACCCAATTGAACCGTCACGCAGACGCTAACCAGCAAGCGGATGATCTTGCCGAGAGGAGAGCCGGGATGAGCATGGAACGTCTCAGCCAGCAGGTTGACGCCTACGTTGCCTGGAAGCGCGAGCTGATGCGCGAGATCACGCGCTATCGCAGCTGGCTGGAGCACAATCGGCTCAACTCCGAAGCCGTACAGGCCCGCCTCGAACGCGCCCTGAAGATTCTGCGCACCGACCACATCACCCTGGCTTTCGTTGGCGAGTTCTCACGCGGCAAGACCGAGCTGATCAACAGCCTGTTCTTCTCCGAATATGGTCAGCGCATGCTGCCCTCGCACGCCGGGCGCACCACTATGTGCCCCACCGAGCTGTTCTTCGACCCGCGCTCGGAGCGCCCCTACATTCGCCTGCTGCCGATAGAGACCCGTACGGCCTCGGCCAGCGTCGCCCAGTTCAAGCGCATTCCCAGGCACTGGGTGAACATCCCGCTGGACACCAGCGACCCCGCCAACATGGCCCTGGCCTTCAGCCAGGTGGCCAAGACCAAAGCCATGCCGGTGGAGCAGGCGATCCAGCTCGGCTTCCACCCGGACATGCTCGAAGGCACCGGCAAGCGCGGCCAGGTACTGGTACCGGCCTGGCGCCATGCGATGGTCAATTTCGACCACCCCTTGCTGCGCCAGGGCCTGCGCATTCTCGATACGCCCGGCCTCAATGCTCTCGGCAGTGAGCCGGAACTGACCCTGTCGATGCTGCCCAACGCCCAGGCGATCATCTTCCTGCTGTCCGCCGATACCGGCGTCACCGCCAGCGACATGAGCATCTGGCAACAGCACATCCGCCAACTCGACGAAGATGCGCAGACCAGCCTGTTCGCCGTCCTGAACAAGATCGACGTGCTGTGGGACGACCTTGCTGGCGAGAGCTTCGTGCAGAACGCCATCAGCCAGATCCAGAACTCCACCGCCAAGCAATTGGGCATCGCCAAGCAGGACGTACTGCCGCTGTCCGCCAAGCAAGCGCTATTGGCCAAGGTGCGCAAGGACGAAGAATTGCTGGCGCGCAGCCAGATGGCCAATCTGGAGAACCTGCTGTGCGAGCGCATCGTCGCGCAGAAGGAGCGCCTGATCGAAGATCATGTGGTGCGTCAGGTGCTGGCCTTGCTCAATAACAGCCAGCACGTGCTCAACCTGCGCCTGGAAAAGGTCAACGAACAGCTGGCCCTGCTTGGCAATCACCAGCAGGACAATGGCCAGTTGCTGTTCGAGCTGACCGCCAAGACCAAGGAAGATCACAACCAGCACCACAAGCGCCTGCTCGGCCTGAAGACCAATCAGCGCCTGTTGCAGCGCCAGGGTCAGCTGCTGCGCCATGCCGCACGTGCCGAGCGCCTGGAAGAACACCTCAACGAAGTTCGACGCAACCTTACCGGCAGTTGGACCACCCTGGGCATCAACCAGGCCATCCTGCATTTTTTCCGCGCCGTCGAGCAGGATCTGCACAACCTGCAGCACGAAGCCGAGATGGCCAACAAGATGGTTGCCGCCATCTATCGCCGGCATAACGAAGACAACCCGCTGGGCGGCGTCGACGCACCACAGTTCAAGATCCAGCGCTACCTGCGTGAACTGAAAAAGCTGCAAGCCAAGGGCGACCAGTTCCGCCTGCACGTGAAGACCCTGCTCACCGAACAGCGCAGCCTGACCCGGCGCTTCTTCGCCACCCTGGCCCAGGAAGTGATCGGCCTGCACCAGCGCCTGCGGCAGGACGCCGAGCAATGGGCGGCCGATGCACTGATGCCGCTGATGCAGCACACCCTGGAACACAAGCAGATGCTGGAAACTCACATGCTGCGGCTCAAGGCGCTGGCCCAGGAAACCCAGCAAACGCGCAAACGGAGCCTGCAACTGGCGCGCTATCAGGAAGAGCTGGAGCAGCAACTGGCCCAGGCCAGCGAGATGCTGCGCGTACTGCGCCGCCCGGCGCCGGTGCAGCGTCAAGGCAAGGTGGTCAGCCTGCCGGTGATCGCGCGCCCACGCAGCCTGTAAATTCTATGTTCATGCGCGCCCTGCCCTCTCTTCCATAAATGGGAGAGAGGTGACCAGACCGCTCGCTTGCCGCTCGGGTCGGTGCTCTTTAGACTGGCGCCCTCCTCAGAGTCATTAGCAGCGCCTCAATGCCCACTGCATTCCCCGAAGATTCCGTCGGTCTGGTCAGCCCCCAGGTATTCCGCTTCAGCGAGCCGCTGGCGCTGGCCTGCGGGCGCAGCCTGGCCGAGTACGAACTGGTCGTCGAGACCTACGGCGAACTGAACGCCGCACGCAGCAATGCCGTGCTCATCTGTCACGCCCTGTCCGGTCATCATCACGCCGCCGGCTATCACAGCGCGGATGATCGCAAACCTGGCTGGTGGGACAGTTGCATCGGCCCCGGCAAACCGATCGACACCAACAAGTTCTTCGTCGTCAGCCTCAACAACCTAGGCGGCTGCAACGGCTCCACCGGGCCAAGCAGCACCAACCCGGCCACCGGCAAACCCTACGGCGCCGACTTCCCGGTGATGACGGTCGAAGACTGGGTACACAGCCAGGCGCGCCTGGCCGACGAACTCGGCATCGACCAATGGGCAGCGGTGATCGGCGGCAGCCTCGGCGGCATGCAGGCCATGCAGTGGACCATCAGCTACCCCGAGCGCGTGCGCCATTGCCTGGCCATCGCCTCGGCGCCCAAGCTGTCGGCGCAGAACATCGCCTTCAACGAAGTGGCGCGCCAGGCGATTCTCACCGACCCCGAATTCCACGGCGGACACTTCCAGGAACAGGGTGTGATCCCCAAGCGCGGGCTGATGCTGGCGCGCATGGTCGGCCACATCACCTACCTGTCCGATGACGCCATGGGCGAGAAATTCGGCCGTGGCCTGAAGAGCGAGAAGCTCAACTACGACTTCCACAGCGTCGAGTTCCAGGTCGAAAGCTACCTGCGCTATCAGGGCGAAGAGTTTTCCGGGCGTTTCGACGCCAACACCTACCTGCTGATGACCAAGGCACTGGACTACTTCGACCCGGCCGCCGCGCACGACGGCGACCTGGCGAAGACCCTGGCCGGCGCCAAGGCGGACTTCTGCCTGATGTCCTTCACCACCGACTGGCGCTTCTCGCCGGCGCGCTCGCGGGAGATCGTCGACGCTCTGCTGGCCGCGAAGAAGAACGTCTGCTACCTGGAGATCGATGCACCGCAGGGCCATGACGCCTTCCTCATGCCGATCCCGCGTTATCTGCAGGCGTTCGGCAGCTACATGAAGCGAATCGAGGTATGAGCATGCGAGCGGATCTGGAAATCATCCAGGAATGGATCGCCCCAGGCAGCCGTGTGCTCGACCTGGGCTGTGGCGATGGCGAACTGCTGGCCTGGCTGCGCGACAACAAGCAGGTTGCCGGCTATGGCCTGGAAATCGACCCGGACAAGATCGCCCTGTGCATCGAGCGCGGCGTCAACGTCATCGAGCAGAACCTCGACCTCGGCCTGGGTAATTTCGCCAGCAACAGCTTCGACGTGGTGGTCATGACCCAGTCGCTGCAAGCGCTGCACTACCCGGACAAGGTGCTGGCCGAGATGCTGCGCGTCGGCAAGACCTGCATCATCACCTTCCCCAATTTCGGCCACTGGCGCTGCCGCTGGTACCTGACGACAAAAGGTCGCATGCCGGTGTCGGACTTCCTGCCCTATACCTGGTACAACACGCCGAACATCCACTTCTGCACCTTCGAGGACTTCGAGCGCCTCTGTCACGCCCAGGGTGCACGCGTGGAAGAACGCCTGGCGGTGGATCGCGATCACCACCACGGCCTGGCAAGCCGCATCTGGCCTAACCTGCTGGGTGAAATCGGCATCTACCGTATCAGCGCCGCAGGCCTTTCCGGACATCAGGTCGCGGTCTGAACAGAGGAGAATCATCATGCGCCGTCTCGTTCCCTTCCTCATCGCCCTGTGCCTGGCACTGCCAGCCGCCGCCGAACGCAAGCAGAGCTTTGGCGACCTCGACGTGCACTACAGCGTGTTCAATTCCAGCTTCATCCAGCCGGATATCGCTGCTGCCGCCGGCCTGACTCGCAGCAAGACTCAAGGCGTGATCAACGTCGCCGTACTCAAGGCCGGTAAGGCCAGCACCGCCGTGGTGGGTGGTGAAGTGAAGGATCTGCTCGGCAAGAGCACCGCCCTGACCTTCCGCCAGGTCACCGAAGGTGGCGCCATCTATTACCTGGCGCAGTTCCCCTTCAAGACCCGCGAAGTGCTGAGCTTCACCCTGGATGTGCGCCAGGGCGACGACGCACACCGCATCACCTTCAACCAGGAAATGTTCCCGGATGACTAATCCCGCGAGTGGTTTCAAGGAACTGGTACTGGCCAGCCACAATGCCGGCAAGCTCAAGGAGCTGCAGGCCATGCTCGGTGACGCCGTGCGCGTGCGCTCCATCGGTGAGTTCAGCCAGGTCGAACCGGAAGAGACCGGCCTGTCGTTCGTCGAGAACGCCATCCTCAAAGCGCGCAACGCAGCGCGCATCTCCGGCCTGCCAGCGCTGGCCGACGACTCCGGCCTGGCGGTGGATGCCCTCGGCGGAGCCCCAGGCATCTATTCGGCGCGCTATGCCGATGGCAAGGGCGATGCGGCCAACAACGCCAAACTGCTCGACGCCCTCAAGGACGTACCGGATGCCGAGCGCGGCGCCCAGTTCGTCTGCGCCCTGGCGCTAGTGCGGCATGCCGATGATCCGTTGCCGATTCTCTGCGAAGGCCTGTGGCACGGCAGCATCCTGCATGCCGCCCGCGGCGAACATGGCTTCGGCTACGATCCGCTGTTCTGGGTACCCGAAGGTGAGTGCTCCAGCGCCGAAATGCCGCCCGAGCAGAAGAACCGCCTGAGTCACCGCGCCCGCGCCATGGCCCTGCTCAAGCAGCGCCTGGGGCTGGCATGAGCGACACCGCTGGCGGGCGCTTCCTGCTCCCGCCCCTGGCGCTCTATATCCACATCCCGTGGTGCGTGCGCAAATGCCCGTACTGCGACTTCAACTCCCACGCCGCCGGGCCGACACTGCCTGAAGAAGAGTACGTCGACGCGCTGCTGGCCGACCTCGATATCGACCTGCAGCACGTCCACGGCCGGCCGCTGACTTCGATCTTCTTCGGCGGCGGCACCCCGAGCCTGTTCTCGGATCGCGCGCTGGGCCGCCTGCTGGAAGGTATCGAGCGGCGCATCGCCTTCGCGCCCGACATCGAAATCACCCTGGAAGCCAACCCCGGCACCTTCGAGCAGGCCAAGTTCAAGGGCTATCGGGCTCTGGGCATCAATCGTCTGTCCATCGGCGTGCAAAGCTTCCAGGAGGCCAAGCTCAAGGCACTCGGGCGCATCCACGATGGCGGCGAAGCCATCCGCGCTGCCGACATGGCCCGCGCCGCCGGCTTCGATAACTTCAACCTCGACCTGATGCACGGCCTGCCCGAGCAGAGTATCGAGGACGCGCTGTTCGACCTGCGCACCGCCATCGCCCAGGCACCGACGCACCTGTCCTGGTACCAGCTGACCATGGAGCCGAACACGGTGTTCTGGAACCAGCCGCCGGTGCTTCCCGAGGACGATCTACTGTGGGACATCCAGGAAGCCGGCCAGGCGCTGCTCGCGGCCGAGGGTTACGCGCAGTACGAAGTGTCCGCCTATGCCCAACCCGGCAAGCAGGCGCGACACAACCTCAACTACTGGACGTTCGGCGACTTCCTCGGCATCGGTGCCGGAGCCCACGCCAAGCTGAGCACACCGCACGGGCGCATCCTGCGCACCTGGAAAACCCGTCTGCCCAAGGACTATCTCGATCCAGGCAAGGTTTACCAGGCAGGCGAACGCGTGCTGGATAGCGACGAGCTGCCCTTCGAGTTCCTGATGAACGTGCTGCGCCTGACCGACGGCGCGCCGACCGAGTTGTTCAGCCAGCGCACCGGCCTGTCCCTGCAGCAGCTGGAACAGGCACGTCGCGAGGCCGAGCGCCGTGGTCTGCTGCAAGGCGATGACACCCGTTTGGCCGCCACGGCAAAGGGACAGTTGTTTCTCAACGACCTGCTGCAACTGTTCCTCGCCTAGCCTCGCAACGCCCTGCAAGGGTGGATTCGCAGGGCAAGCAGCGACTGTTGCTTGTCCAGGCGCCCTACAAATCCGGTAGTCTATGGCGCTTCACCATGCGCAGACAGGGAACCCGTCGTGCTCGACCCGCGCAGCATCGTCTTCATTCTCGCCGCCCTGAGCCTGCTGATGGCCATCGTGCTATCGGCCATGCCCAGCGCCGTGCGCGATCGCCAGCAGGGCGCGCGACACTGGAGCGCGAGCATGCTCTGCGTGGCACTCGCCGCCGTACTGTACGGCTTGCGCGGCATGGTGCCGGAGTCGCTGTCGATGGTGGTCGCCAACGCCTCTGCCATGGGCGCCACCGCACTGATCTACTACGGCGGACGCGCCTTCTTCGAGCAGCGGCGTCATGGCCGACAACTGATCATCGCCCTGCTGCTTGCCAACCTGGGGCTGATCTACTGCTTCTACGTGCAGGATCTCTACGCCATCCGCGTGGTGATTTTCTCCAGCGTCTCCGGGGTCTTGCTGTTCCTGTTCGGCCTCGACGTGCTGCGGCATCGCCCACGCGACACCGGGCGCGCACAATTTCCCTATCTGTTCACGGCGATCACGGTGATCTTCGACGCGCTGGTGTCGCTGGCCCGCATCATCAACGCCGTGCTGAACCCCAGCGGGGGGAGCGACTTCCTCGCACCGACGCCGCTCAATGCCCTGTATTTTTCCACCCACGGCCTGCTGGCGATCTGCATCTCGGTCGGTTTCATCCTCATGCTCAACGAGCGCCTGCATGCGATGCTCGAACACCAGCTCAGCCACGATCCGCTGACCAATGCCTACTCCCGGCCAATGATCTTCGAACTTGCACAGCGTGAGCTGAGCACCCTGCGCCAGCCTCTATCGTTGTTGCTGCTGGATATCGATCACTTCAAACAGGTCAACGACAACCTCGGCCACCAGGGCGGTGACGAGGTGCTCAAGCATTTCGTGCGCACGCTCACGGCCAAACTGCGCTCGAACGAGCCGCTGGGTCGCTATGGTGGCGAGGAATTCATCATCCTGCTACGCGACGTAGACGCCGAATCGGCGCGCATCACCGCCGAACGACTGCGCCAATGCGTTGCCGAAGCTCCGTATCGTCACTCGCAGAGCGATTACCCGATCACCACCAGCATCGGTCATGCCACCGCATATGCGCAGGAGAGCCTGGAGCAACTGCTGCAGCGCGCCGATACGGCGCTGTACCGCGCCAAGCGCGAAGGTCGCAACCGAGTCGAACAAGCCTGACCCTCTAGGAGCCCCAATGGATCTGATACTGGATCTGATCGTCACCCTGTCGCGCTGGAGCCGCAGCCACCTCGGCGATATCTCCCTGGCCATCATGGCCACTCTGCTGGTGCTGTTCGGCCCGGCGATCAACGCCTGGGTTCAACGTACCATCGGCAATCTCAACTTCGTGCTGCGCACCCTGCTGTTCGTGGTGTTCTGCGCCGTGGGCTACGGCCTGGCCATCGTCTTCCTCACGCCCTGGCTGGCCAAGGGCCTGGCGCACTTCAACAACTTCACCCTGGCGCCGGTATTGATCCTGATCTTCGTGGTAATCGGCATCCTCGCCGACCGCAATTAGCGAGCCGTGTCCTGCTTCACGAAGTCAGCTGTGCAGCCACGCCAAAGCCTGCTCGACCAGTTGTTCAGGACTGTCGCACGTCGAATCGAGCCGCAACAACGGGCAGCTCAGTTGTCGCTCGATCCAGGCTTCGTGCATACGCAGGCTGCGGGTCTGCAGGTCACCCTGTTCGTAGCCGGCCGCCCATTCGAGAAATGCCTGGCTCTGCGCATGCATATCGCCACCCGGCTGGATGCGCTCACCATAGCGCTGCGCCTCACGCTGGCGCAGGCGGCGCATGCGCTCCTCATCGTCCAGGCGCAGGAACAGCGCATGGCTGAACGACGGAATCAATGCCTCGCCCCAGCCGCACAGCGAGCCGCTCAACAGCCAATTCGGCGCCTGCGCCGCGTGCTCGCGGATCATTTCCACACGCTGCTGCGGCGGGCGCTTGTGCAGGTAAGGCGGCTCACTGGGCAGCCAGTAGAAATCGTCGGTATCCAGGTGCAGCCAAGCGCAACGCTCGGCCAATGCCCGAGCCAGGGTGGTGGTGCCAGAGCCGGATGCACCGAAGATATGTAACCGAACCGCCATGGATTCACCTCCTTATTCGAACAGGACTTCAAGATGATTCGCCCCTACCGCCCTTCTGACAGCGAAGCCGTACTCACGCTCTGGCTCGATGCCTCGATCCAGGCACACGACTTCGTACCGAAGGCGTTCTGGCAGGAGCAGCTGCCCGCCATGCGCGAGCACTACCTGCCGCAAGCCGAAACCCTGGTGCTGGAGGAAAATGGCCAGACGCTTGGTTTTCTGTCGCTGCATGAACAGCGCCTGGCTGCATTGTTCGTCAGCCCGGACGCCCAGGGCCGTGGCATAGGCCGCCGACTACTGGACGAAGCCAAGCGCAGGCGCGACAGCCTCGAGCTGAGCGTGTACTGCGCCAATACTCGGGCAGTGGCCTTTTACGCAGCCAACGGTTTCGTGGCCGCTGCCGAAGTG
It encodes:
- a CDS encoding YggS family pyridoxal phosphate-dependent enzyme, whose product is MSTIAENIAKVGARIREAAQASQRNLAEVGLLAVSKTKPADAIREAHAAGLSDFGENYLQEALGKQAELSDLPLIWHFIGPIQSNKTRPIAEHFAWVHSVDRLKIAQRLSEQRPAHLPALNICLQVNVSGEDSKSGCAPEELPALAKAVATLPNLKLRGLMAIPEPTDDLAAQHAAFARLRQLRDELALNLDTLSMGMSHDLEAAIAEGATWVRIGTALFGARDYGQPTH
- a CDS encoding YggT family protein, which translates into the protein MSGLIEALIYIIQTLGSLYLLIVLLRFILQLVRADFYNPLSQFIVKATQPLLTPLRRIIPGFAGLDLASLILAILVQLVLMIVTLTLMGYNVGGFILQLLVWSLIGVTSLFLKVFFFALIISVILSWVAPGSYNPGAQLVNQICEPLLAPFRKLLPNLGGLDISPIFAFITINLIDRFVIGALAASTGLPPMLSPFL
- a CDS encoding PilT/PilU family type 4a pilus ATPase, with the protein product MEFEKLLRLMVEKGGSDLFITAGVPPSMKVNGKIMPVTKNAMSPEQTRETVLGVMNEAQRRDFAENHECNFAISARGIGRFRVSAFYQRNLVGMVLRRIETTIPTIDELKLPDILKKLSLTKRGLVLFVGATGTGKSTSLAAMIGYRNRNSSGHIISIEDPIEYIHQHQSCIVTQREVGIDTESFEVALKNTLRQAPDVIMIGEVRTRETMDHAVAFAETGHLCLATLHANNANQALDRIINFFPADRQNQVWMDLSLNLKAIVAQQLVPTPDGKGRRAVIEVLINTPLAADLIRKGEVHELKGLMKRSTEQGMQTFDQALYNLYTQGEITYEDALLYADSANDLRLMIKLGSETDGDHLTSMAQGLALEVSEEDPGRRFR
- a CDS encoding DUF167 domain-containing protein; its protein translation is MSFYRWDGEDLILDCHLQPKASKDEFAGLHGERLKIRLTAPPVDGKANAHLQAFLAKAFGVAKSQVSLESGELNRQKRLRIRAPQNLPPIPGLQRP
- the proC gene encoding pyrroline-5-carboxylate reductase, which produces MSNPIIAFVGAGNMAASLIGGLRAQGVAASAIRASEPGTEQRARLQQEHGITTFANNADAIAGADLIVLAVKPQIMKAVCLDLAAHLAPNQVIISIAAGISCASLENWLGERPVVRCMPNTPALLRQGVSGLFANPRVSAAQKAQAEQVLSAVGLALWLDSEAQIDAVTAVSGSGPAYFFLLIEAMTEAGEKLGLPRETAARLSIQTALGAARMASESDVDAAELRRRVTSPNGTTEAAIKTFQAGGFEALVQQALNAAANRSTELAEQLGQ
- a CDS encoding dynamin-like GTPase family protein, yielding MSMERLSQQVDAYVAWKRELMREITRYRSWLEHNRLNSEAVQARLERALKILRTDHITLAFVGEFSRGKTELINSLFFSEYGQRMLPSHAGRTTMCPTELFFDPRSERPYIRLLPIETRTASASVAQFKRIPRHWVNIPLDTSDPANMALAFSQVAKTKAMPVEQAIQLGFHPDMLEGTGKRGQVLVPAWRHAMVNFDHPLLRQGLRILDTPGLNALGSEPELTLSMLPNAQAIIFLLSADTGVTASDMSIWQQHIRQLDEDAQTSLFAVLNKIDVLWDDLAGESFVQNAISQIQNSTAKQLGIAKQDVLPLSAKQALLAKVRKDEELLARSQMANLENLLCERIVAQKERLIEDHVVRQVLALLNNSQHVLNLRLEKVNEQLALLGNHQQDNGQLLFELTAKTKEDHNQHHKRLLGLKTNQRLLQRQGQLLRHAARAERLEEHLNEVRRNLTGSWTTLGINQAILHFFRAVEQDLHNLQHEAEMANKMVAAIYRRHNEDNPLGGVDAPQFKIQRYLRELKKLQAKGDQFRLHVKTLLTEQRSLTRRFFATLAQEVIGLHQRLRQDAEQWAADALMPLMQHTLEHKQMLETHMLRLKALAQETQQTRKRSLQLARYQEELEQQLAQASEMLRVLRRPAPVQRQGKVVSLPVIARPRSL
- the pilT gene encoding type IV pilus twitching motility protein PilT, with the translated sequence MDITELLAFSAKQGASDLHLSAGLPPMIRVDGDVRRINLPPLDHKQVHALIYDIMNDKQRKDFEEFLETDFSFEVPGVARFRVNAFNQNRGAGAVFRTIPSKVLTMEDLGMGEVFRKITDVPRGLVLVTGPTGSGKSTTLAAMLDYLNSNKYHHILTIEDPIEFVHESKKCLVNQREVHRDTHGFSEALRSALREDPDIILVGEMRDLETIRLALTAAETGHLVFGTLHTTSAAKTIDRVVDVFPAEEKSMVRSMLSESLQAVISQTLLKKIGGGRVAAHEIMIGTPAIRNLIREDKVAQMYSAIQTGGALGMQTLDACLKTLVSKGLVSRDSAREKAKSPENF